Proteins encoded together in one Impatiens glandulifera chromosome 1, dImpGla2.1, whole genome shotgun sequence window:
- the LOC124926967 gene encoding mitogen-activated protein kinase kinase kinase 20-like, with product MVNPIHEWWERGKLLGSGGFGMVSEARPLPGTPLFDHLPQLMAVKSSRNGESLRIEKQMLSKFKGHPNILRYYGTDITNEKTEKGINVPLYNIFLEYASGGCLADEIAKTRGLGLLEEDVKHYLKGILLGLEKIHKSGVIHCDIKPENILIADDRVPKIADFGLAMKGAGVNSKRPGTPEFMAPEIIRHGVYTTAADIWSLGCTVLQMINGRNVWGIPFKSKYISLVGGYNVIPEIPSGLISLDGKDFLNKCFVRDPLRRWTAKSLLNHPFLAQQKENTNFELDRNNPTNDLSSLVRELKF from the coding sequence ATGGTGAATCCCATTCATGAATGGTGGGAAAGGGGGAAGCTTTTGGGTTCCGGCGGTTTTGGGATGGTGAGCGAGGCCCGTCCTCTCCCAGGCACCCCTCTCTTCGATCACCTTCCCCAATTGATGGCAGTCAAATCATCTCGGAACGGCGAATCTCTCCgcattgagaaacaaatgcTGTCCAAATTCAAAGGTCATCCAAACATTCTCCGTTATTATGGGACCGATATCACTAATGAAAAAACAGAAAAAGGAATCAACGTTCCtctttataatatattcttGGAATACGCCTCTGGCGGATGCTTAGCAGATGAAATCGCCAAGACCCGTGGACTAGGATTACTTGAGGAAGATGTTAAACATTACCTTAAGGGAATATTGCTTGGTTTGGAAAAGATTCATAAATCGGGTGTTATTCATTGCGATATAAAACCAGAAAACATCTTGATCGCTGATGACAGAGTTCCAAAGATTGCGGATTTCGGGTTGGCGATGAAAGGGGCGGGAGTGAATTCGAAAAGGCCAGGGACGCCGGAGTTTATGGCGCCAGAAATTATAAGACATGGAGTTTATACTACGGCGGCGGATATTTGGTCGTTGGGATGTACTGTTTTACAGATGATCAATGGAAGGAATGTATGGGGAATCCCTTTTAAGAGTAAATATATTAGTTTGGTTGGAGGTTATAATGTGATTCCAGAAATCCCAAGTGGATTAATATCCTTGGATGGTAAAGATTTCTTGAACAAGTGTTTTGTGAGGGACCCTTTGAGGCGATGGACCGCTAAATCGTTACTTAACCATCCCTTCTTAGCGCAACAAAAAGAGAACACCAACTTCGAATTAGATCGGAACAACCCCACCAATGATTTATCTTCACTTGTCAGAGAATTGAAATTTTAG